The region GACGTTCTTCTGAGAGCCGGCTCTCAGCATGGCTTCCGCCGCACGCTCCATGCTGTCGCGAACAGGGTCCAGATGCAGCCGGGCATAGATGGCCGTGGCTTGTGGCGACTTGTGCCCGAGGCTGCGGCCGATGATCGAAAGACTCGCACCGTTGATGGCCTGCCAGCTGCCCATGCTTCGGCGAAGGTCATGCATCAGCAGGTCATCCAGGCGAGCCGACGAGGGATCAAGGCCCCGCTGCTGCGCCTCCTCGCGTAGCTTTCTCAACGTTGGAAGGATGCTGCGCTCCTTGATGCCCGGATCGAAGATTTGTTCGGGCGTTCGCGACTCACCTTCGCAAGCCGCGATGATCTCCGACAGGCCGATGGCCTCGGCGCGGGCCAGAACCCGAGCCCAGCCCTTGCGCGGTTCCACCAGATGCCCTGGACCCTTGTCGCTGTCGGACGCCGGGAGTACCCAGACGTCGGTCGCGGGTGCACGTTCACGCCGTCGCTGGAGAATGTCGATCGCGTTGGACGTGAGTGGCACGGCCTGATGCTCGCCGTTCTTGAATTCGTCCGTATCGATGTACCAGACGCCGCTGCTCAGATCGATGTCCTTCCACTTC is a window of Banduia mediterranea DNA encoding:
- a CDS encoding site-specific integrase; translated protein: NPFAGIPGAKKRRRARFLLPHELPRFFKAVALEDNDEIRDFILLALLTGQRRGNVQAMKWKDIDLSSGVWYIDTDEFKNGEHQAVPLTSNAIDILQRRRERAPATDVWVLPASDSDKGPGHLVEPRKGWARVLARAEAIGLSEIIAACEGESRTPEQIFDPGIKERSILPTLRKLREEAQQRGLDPSSARLDDLLMHDLRRSMGSWQAINGASLSIIGRSLGHKSPQATAIYARLHLDPVRDSMERAAEAMLRAGSQKNVEMRSKVPVGQVSP